The Chitinophaga sp. H8 region CTTTTACCCGGTTGATACCATGCTGCAGCAGGTAGGTTTTGCCCAGGGGTAATTTTTGCTGATCCATCCAGCAGATATGTGCGGTAATTTCCTTGAGCTGGGAAGGAGCGCTGTCCTTTTTAGCCAGCATATTGCCACGGCTGGTATCTATTTCATCTTCCAGTGTGATGACCACACTTTCTCTCGCATGTGCGGTGGTTAATTGCTTTTCAAATTGTTCAATTGTTTTGATCCTGCTTTGTTGCATGGAAGGCAACGATACAATTTCATCCCCTACATTAAAATGGCCACTGGCTACTTTGCCTGCAAAGCCGCGGAAGTCGTGATAAGCTTCTGTTCGGGGGCGTATTACCTGTTGTACCGGGAAACGGGCAGGGTGGCTGCTGTCTTCATGATCAAATGCTACCTGTTCCAGGTATTCCAGCAAGGTTTCGCCACTATACCAGTCTATTTTACCTGTTTTGCTGACTACATTCTCTCCATAAAGCGAAGAAATAGGAATGAATTTCACTTCCTGCACTTTGAAGGGAGCCTGATCCAGGAGTTGCTGGAAGTCTTCCACTATCTGGTTAAAACGCGCCTGATCATACTCAACCAGGTCCATTTTATTTACACACACTACCAGGTAAGGAATGCGCAGCATATTAGAGATAAAGAAGTGGCGGTAAGTTTGTTCCACGATACCTTTACGGGCATCAATCAATATCAGGGAAGCCTGCGCATTGGAAGCACCGGTTACCATATTGCGGGTGTACTCAATATGACCGGGGGTATCAGCAATAATATATTTACGTGCAGGCGTGGAAAAGTAAATATGTGCCACGTCAATGGTAATACCCTGTTCTCTTTCTGCCACCAATCCATCTGTTAATAAAGAAAGATCGGTAAAATCAAGACCTTTACGCTTGCTGGCAGCATGCAGGGCATCCATTTTATCCTGTGGAATAGAATTGGTATCGTATAATAAGCGGCCTATCAGTGTACTTTTTCCATCATCAACACTACCAGAAGTGGCTATACGTAAAACCTCCATATTTTTATATTTTAGGCTAGCTGCAATGTGCTTTTAGCTTTGGTGATTTATCTGTTTAATTAATCATTGAGCGGTTTGATAAAACCAGGGTGGCATCCCTACGGGAATGGTACTGTTAAAAGTAGCCGGCCTGTTTTCTTTTTTCCATTGCAGCCTCAGAACGTTTGTCGTCTATACGGGCGCCTCTTTCGGAAATTTTGGCTTCCATGATTTCTGCAATAATATCTTCCAGTTTGTCTGCTTCAGAAATCACTGCCGCTGTACAGGTCATATCTCCTACGGTACGGAAACGTACTTTCTGACGGTAAGGCACTTCTTCCTCTGTAGTATTCAGGAAAGGAGAATAAGGCCAGTACAGCCCATCCCGTTCTATGATTTCTCTTTCATGGGAGAAGTAGATGGAGGGAATTTCCAGTTTTTCCCGGCGGATATAATTCCATACATCCAGCTCAGTCCAGTTGGAAATGGGGAATACCCGCACATTTTCACCTATGTTGATTTTGCCGTTAAGCATATCAAATAATTCAGGCCTTTGCATTTTGGCATTCCATTGGCCAAACTCATCTCTTACAGAGAAGATCCTTTCCTTGGCCCTGGCTTTTTCTTCATCCCGGCGTGCACCACCTATACAAGCATCAAATTTCAGTTCTTCAATGGCATCCAGTAACGTTACGGTTTGTAAAGCATTTCTGCTGGCGTATTTACCGGTTTCTTCCTGTACTTTGCCCTGATTAATACTATCCTGCACATTTCTTACCACAATATCCAGCCCCAGGGAGTTGACCAGCCAGTCGCGGAATTCCAGGGTTTCCGGGAAATTATGGCCAGTATCTATATGCAGCAACGGAAAAGGTATCTTACCAGGGTAAAATGCCTTTTGTGCTAATCTGACGATAGTAATAGAATCTTTACCACCGGAGAACAAGATAGCCGGTTTTTCAAACTGGGCGGCTGTTTCCCGAAGTATGAAAATAGCTTCATCTTCTAGTGCCTGCGGAAATTCCCATTGTATTTTATTGCTCATATTATCAGAAGTTCAAATGATGTTAGCTGTAAGCGGTATGCTGCCAGCATAAATTCGTTTATTGTGGCATAATAGCAAGGGGCTACTATGTGGTTGTTGGTTTACCCGTGGAGGCCGCATTCTTTGTGCGATTGTTCCCACCACCAGCGGCCAGCCCTGGGATGTTCACCTGGTTCTATCGCACGTGTACAGGGCGCACATCCAATACTTACATAACCCCGCTGATGTAACTTGTTGAATGGAACGTTGTATTTGTCCAGGTAGCTTAATACTTCATCAAATCCCCAGTGTATCAATGGGTTATATTTATACAACCCACGATTGTTATCCCATTCCAGCGTTTGCATATCATGCCGGTTGTCAGATTGCTCTGCTCTTAAGCCGGTAATCCATACTTTGACCCCTTCCAGTGCCCTGTTAAGCGGGATGACCTTCCGGATATGACAACACTCTTTCCGGTTCTCCACAGAGTCATAAAAGCTGTTAAAACCTTTTTCGGCCACCAGTCTTTCCACATCTGCTGATTCGGGGAAATACACCTCAATAGGCTGCTTATAGCGCGCCCGGGTAAGATCCATCACATCATAGGTTTCCTGGAACAATCTGCCGGTATCAAGCGTAAAAACCCTGACGGGCAGCTTATTTCGCCAGATAATATCTGCAATTACCTGGTCTTCCTGGCCAAAGGAGGTAGAAAAAGCTACTGCCCCCGGGTATTGCTCCACCAGGTACTGTATAGCTTCGGCCTCAGATTTATTGGCCAGTGCGGTAGTAATGTCTGTCATGTAACTTCCTTAAATTAAACATTGTGCCAGCAACAGTAACGAGCCCTTTTGAAACGTACTGCTAATACAAAAATACATAAAACCTATAAAAAAGATAGACTATTGAAAGAAATTATTTCCCGGGAAAACACTTTTGTGGATAAATAGGGAATTACAGGGGAGGGATGCTGTAATTACTAGGCAACTTTATGTCATTCCCTGCTTTACTCCCAACAATACCTACCAGTAGTGCTATGTGTACTTATAAATAGTCCATACATATTCCGTAGATGTCCCGTAGATATCCCGACCAGCTATATTGTCGGGATATCTACGGGATATCTACGGGACATATACGGGACATATACGGGATATCCCTAACGAAACGTAGGCCCATGGCAGGGGTAACCCTGATTTTGGTCTAGTCCTGCCAGAGGTTTACATCTTTTGTTAGTTAATCCTGAAAAGGGTTTACCATCCAGCGAGGCCGGGAGGGCTAATAAAGAGGTATTAATACTAATATGTTGGAGGGAAACAGGGGGGAGAAAAAAATATAGCCCGACGGAGCGGGCTATGGGCTATAAATGCCACCAGGGTTCCTGTTAGGAGGAACCCTGGTGGTTTTATTTAGTTGATGAACCAGCAGGTGCTGCCGGAGGCATGCCTGTGCATCAGGGAAGGAGCGTCCCTGTTTTACTGCTGTCTGGTCAGTATATCTTTCAGTGTTTTGCTCTCCAGTATCTTCAAACTGGCATCCCTTACTTTGGACATGACTTCATTGAGCCCACATACGGCTTCATCGCGACAATTGTCGCAACGCTCATAGTAGTTCAGGCTTACGCAGGGAAGCAGGGAAATAGGCCCATCGAGCAACCGGATAATTTTGGCCAGTGCGATCTCTTTCGGCGGCCTGAGGAGGTAATAACCACCTCCTTTTCCTTTCTTACTGCCAAGGATACCTGCATTCTTTAACTCCAGGAGGATATTTTCCAGGAATTTGATGGAGATATTCTTCTCCTGGGCAATCTCAGAAATAAGAATGGGACCTTTATCCACATGCTCGGCCAGATGAATCAATGCGTGAAAAGCGTATTGTGTTTTTTTAGATAACATATAGTACGATTTGCATTCCTATGCGGATGTGCAATACTTGCGGTGAACATTTCGGCAAATATAAGAGCTTCCTGCATTATTTAACGTTTTGCCCTAACAAGATGCTTACCATCTAGTTATAGGGCAAGTACATCTTTCATCGTAAAGATACCTTTTTTATCTTTCAGCCATGCAGCCGCTATTACAGCGCCGGCAGCAAATCCCTGGCGGGAGTGTGCGGTGTGGGTAATAGTGATATCATCAATGGCAGAGGTGTAGGTTACTATATGTGTACCAGGCGCAGGATCCTCTCTTTTAGAGATAATAGGAAGTTCCTGTTGCTGGTTACTTTCCTGGTTTACCCATCCGGATTTGCGGTCCAGTTTTTCCAGTACCTGCTCTGCCAGGGTAATGGCAGTACCGCTGGGAGCATCTTTTTTCTGGGTATGGTGAATTTCTTCCATCCATACATCATATTGGGGCTGAGAAGCCATTAATGCCGCCAGTCTTTTATTGATCTCAAAAAAGATATTTACCCCTACGCTGAAGTTACTGGCATACAGGAAGGCCTTGTTTTCTGCCAGGCACCTGGATTTGATATCAGGCAATTTTTCCAGCCAGCCGGTAGTACCGCAAACTACAGGTACATCTGCCTCAAAACATTTCAGGATATTGTCATAAGCTGTTTCAGGTGTTGTAAACTCAATCGCTACATCTGCCTGTCCAAGATGTTCTTTGGCCAGCAGGTGCTGGCTGTTGATATCTATCTTGATAATTACCTCATGGCCCTGGGAAACCGCTATTGCTTCTATGGCTTGTCCCATTTTTCCATATCCGATAAGTGCTATTTTCATGACCTGCTATTAAGTTATGTTGATTAGTAATGTAAAAATACTGGAAGTGGGATATTTTCCGGATGAAGTGCTTTTATTACAGGTTATTTAACCGTATAGGCCCAGGCCTGTTTGCTCTTTTTCTGTTTGCCCAGCTGAATATGCAATCCTATGCCTATAGCCTGGTTATTAATGATCGTTGGGCTTATCCGCATACTCAGGTCGTTGGACATATCAAACTGTTTGAGGTGGGCAAATACCGTAGCATCAATAATATTCAGTCCGTAAGCCAGCACAAAAAACAATACGGAATAGTCTACATACTCCCGGTAACCATCTCTTAATATTTTCAGTGACTGGGGATTTTTGTAAATATCCTCAAATTTATCGTGTGTATCTGGGTTGCCATCCATTCTTAAGCGGTAGGCATCCCGGTAGGTTTTGTATTGGTCCAGGTTAGTAATGAAGAAGTAGGTACAGGTACCCAATGCGGCATATACTAATGGTAATTTCCAGTATTCCCGGTTATAGTACTGCCCTAAACCGGGGAGTACTGCGGAATACAGCGTGGCTTTTCTGGGGCTGTGCGGAGCCGGCGCAGGATGGAAACTGATGGTAGTAGAATCTTTCCGTACAGTTGTTTTTACCGTATCTGTTGCTAAAGCTGGTGGATGACCAAGGGTGTCTGCAACCCTTTTTACGGGCGCCAGGGTATCCTGTGCCTGCAGTGTATGGCAGCCAATCACTGCCAGCAGTATTAATAAAGAGTTACGCAGTAAAAAAAATATGTTTCCTGTGCCGTTAGCCACCGTATAAATCTATTTTTTCCAGGATACTATCCAGTTCTTCGTCCGAATAAAATTCAATGTTGATACTTCCTTTACCATTCTTGCTACGTTCCAGTTTTACTTTGGTAGAAAAATGTGTTGCGAGGCTGGATTCTATTCTTTGGTAAGCAGGCGCCAGTTTATTTTTAACGGAGTTTTTAGCGTGGCCTTTATCAGATGGCTGGTTCATTTTACGGACCAGTTCTTCTGTTTGTCTTACAGACAGGCCATTTTTCATCACCTCATTAAAAACGAACAGTTGTTTTTCAACATCTTCCACACCACTTAAGGCGCGGGCATGCCCCATGCTTAGTTTGGCATTGCGTACGGCCACCTGGATATCAGGCGGAAGTTTAAGCAGGCGTATATAGTTGGTAACGGTGCTTCTTTCTTTGCCCATCCTGTCTGCCACCTGTTCCTGGGTAAGGGTACATTCGTCCATCAGCCGTTTGTAGCTCAGGCCGATTTCTATGGCATTCAGGTTTTCGCGCTGAAGATTTTCCAGCAATGCCAGCTCCAGCAGTTCCTGGTCATTTACCTGGCGGATATAGGCCGGAATATCTTTTAGTCCAGCCATTTTAGCAGCCCGTAAACGCCTTTCACCAGCTATCAGCTGGTATTTTTTGCTGTTTATTTTGGCAACTGTAATGGGCTGGATAATATCATGCAGTTTGACAGACTGGCTCAGTTCCTGTAAGGCCTGTTCATCAAAATCCCTTCTGGGCTGCTTGGGGTTTACTTCAATCTGGCTCAGCAAAATCCGCTCTATACCGGTAACAGTAGCTACTACCTGTTCTCCGAGCGCGTTGGACGTGTGCTTCAGATCAGTATCAATATTTTGCAAAAGGGAGCGGATGCCTTTTCCCAGTGCTTCTTTTTTACTTGGATTGGTCATCGTTTATAGCCAGGATTTTATCTGCTGATTTAATGTGTGTGAAGTTATGCTTTTGCAGGATTTCTTTAGCCAGGTTCAGGTAATTGATGGCGCCTGTGCTGGCAGCATCATACATAATAACTGACTTACCAAAGCTCGGTGCTTCTCCTAATTTGGTATTGCGGTGAATGATGGTATTGAACACACTTTCTTCAAAGTGTTGTTTTACTTCATCCACTACCTGGTTGCTGAGGCGTAAACGGCCATCATACATGGTCATTAAAATACCTTCTATTTCCAGGTCAGTATTTAATCTGCTTTGTACTATTTTAATAGTATTCAGGAGCTTACCCAAACCTTCCAGTGCAAAAAACTCGCATTGTACCGGTATAATTACAGAATTGGAAGCTACCAGGGCATTTACAGTAATTAAGCCCAGGGAGGGGGAGCAATCCACAATAACAAAATCGTAATCGTCCTTCACTGAATCTATCACCTGCTTCATCACCCGTTCCCGGTTAGGATGGTTAATAAGCTCCAGTTCTGCACCCACCAGGTCAATATGTGAGGGTAATACTTTCAGGTTAGGGGTATCGGATTCCAATACCACGTCTTTTGCCTGAATATCGTTTACCATGCAGTCATATAAGCTCTGCTGGATATTGCGCAAGTCAAAACCCAAACCAGTAGTGCTGTTTGCCTGAGGGTCGGCATCCACGAGCAGTGTTTTAAACTCCAACACTGCCAGGCTGCTTGCCAGGTTAATAGCACTTGTTGTTTTACCTACGCCACCTTTTTGATTGGCGATTGCGATTACTCTAGCCATTGTGTGATTTATTAACTATTTGCGGCTATACGTCTATTGTACTTCCGATTTCAGGGAGTAACAATTCGAGGCCTGCTGCATCAAATTTTTGCCGGGCTTCGGCTTTATCTATTTTAATAAAACCGAAAGTATCATAGTGAACGCCTATGATCTTTTTACATTTAATAAATTCCGCTGCTATAGCGGCATCTGCTATGTCCATGGTAAAGTTATCACCTATGGGCAGTATGGCGAAATCCAAAGTGGCATACCTGGGTATCAGTTGCATATCCAGGGTAAGCGCAGTATCCCCGCTATAGTAAAAGTTGCCTTCTTCTGTTGTGAAAATAAAGCCCATAGGGTTGCCGCCATAGGAGCCATCCGGCAGGCCGCTGGAATGATGCGCAGTGACACATTTTACCGTCCCGAATTCAAACTGCCATTTACCACCGGTATTCATCGGGTGCACCTTTTCAATACCCTGCTTACCTGCCCAAACTGTAATTTCGAAGTTGGATACCACCGTAGCATTGGTACGCCTTGCCAGGGTCACCAGGTCTGCTACATGATCATCATGTCCATGTGAAACAAAAATATAATCTGCCGTGATCGTGTCTATCGCTACTTTTGCTGCCAGTTCATTATGTGTAATAAACGGATCAAAAAGGATTTTCTTGCCCTTGATCTCTACCGCAAAACAGGAATGGCCATAACAGGTATATTTCATGAGCGCCAGTAATTAAAGAATTAATAGTTCACAATTAAACAGCAACATATAACTGTTTTTAATTGTTTAATATTAATTTTCCATTTTTTAGTGAAAAAATAACCCCAGTCGGACAAAAATACAACGATTAGGTAAAAATCGGGCGCTGTAGTATATTTATTTATTCACAACCTGCGGGTAAGTAAAAAATGACAAATTGTTAATTTGTTCATAATCAACTAGTTGTTTATTTTTTGTTTTCCGGAATAGCAGCCGCAGCAATGTTTTAATACTGATACAATTTTCTCCCGTATCAATCGTCTTCCTTATTACAGCCGGTTTTAACTTTTTTGAACGGGAGCCATGGCTTAACTTGCCTGTTCATCTGAATTATTCAAAAATTTACTAATGCGATCTGGATTTAATTCCATTATTCTTGTAGTTTTTATACTTCTCATTGATATTTATGTTTTCCAGGCAGTACGTGCTGCCGTGCATATGTCAAACTCCCGTGTACGCAGTATTGTTTATGGTATATATTGGTTTATTTCTATATCAGGGTTGCTGACGATAGCATTGCTACCTTATGTCAACTGGCATGACTGGCCGGCTAATATACGTTCTTATGTAATGGCGATCCTGATGGGATTGGTGCTGGCCAAGCTGATAGTGGTACTTTTTTTACTACTGGATGATATGCGCCGGGGTATTCAGTGGCTTATCAGCAAGTTTACAGCGGGCAATACAGCGTTGCCTGCCCCTACCGGAGAAGGCATCAGCCGGTCGCAGTTTTTCTCCAAAGCAGGTCTGCTGATGGGGGGAAGTTTGTTTGCCACCCTGCTATACGGCTTTTCCAATAAGTATAATTACCGGGTACATAAGCTGAAGCTCGCTTATAAGAACCTGCCCCCGGCTTTTAAGGGTTTAAAGGTGGTACAGATCTCTGATATTCATGCTGGCAGCTTTGGTGACAAGGCGGCAGTAATGAAGGGGATTGATATGATCAATGCACAAAAAGCAGATCTGGTATTGTTTACCGGCGACCTGGTAAATGACCGCTCGGTGGAGATGGACGGGTACATGGATGTATTCAGCCAGATCAAAGCACCTTTAGGGGTGTATTCTACACTGGGAAATCATGATTACGGCGATTATTATGTGTGGCCGGATAAGGATGCAGGTGGCTATAGTGCACTACGGGCTAAAAACCTGGAGCGCCTGAAGGAAATTCATGGCGAATTAGGGTGGCGCCTGCTGATGAATGAACATGTGCTCCTGGAAAAGGAGGGGCAGCAGATAGCCGTGATTGGTATTGAAAACTGGAGTGCTATCAAGCGGTTTCCCCGCTATGGTGATCTTAAAAAAGCTTATGAGGGCACTGCAGGAGTACCCTTCAAAATATTGCTTTCTCATGATCCTACCCATTGGAGTGCCCAGGTAAGACCTGAGTACGGGGATATAGACCTGATGCTGGCCGGACATACTCATGGGATGCAGTTTGGCGTAGAAATACCTGGCTTTAAATGGAGCCCAGCCCAATATATGTATAAGGAATGGGCTGGCCTTTATAAGCAGGGAACACAAAGGTTGTACGTAAACCGTGGATTTGGTTTCCTGGGCTACCCGGGAAGAGTAGGTATTTTACCGGAAATAACTGTTATAGAACTGGTTTAAGCAGCAAAGGATATACCGTCTGGCCTGCTCAAAATTGTGTTGAATCACCTATCTTGCAGGCAGGAGTTTTGTAAATGCATTTTCATGCGCTATTGCTTTATATTCTTGTTGCTGTTAGGTAGCCGGGTTGGGATGGGGCAAAGTTTAGCCGAATTGGAACGACAACTGGATTCCCTGCTCCAGAAGCAGGAGAAGAGTGAGCTTATTGTAGGAGTGGGGTATGGTAATAACCCTGCGTACGGAGGAAAAGCTACTAATTTTGATCTGCCTATCGTTTTGAAACCATTTATTTCCCCTTCCGTTTCCTATTATCATAAAAGTGGCTTCTTTGGTGCTGCCAGCACTTATTATCTTTTTGATGCCACCAGGCATCCCTGGTTTGAGACAGACCTTACTGCAGGATATGATTATACGAAAAACCGGAGTTTTCTTACCGGTATCTCCTATACGCATTATTTCTTTGCAGACTCAAGTGATGTGCCTGCTACCCCCATTAATAACGAACTGTTTGCTTATTTCTACTATCGTAAGTGGTGGCTGCAGCCCGGAGTGGTGTTTGACTTTGGCTGGGGGAAAGAGGTGACTACAACAGGACGTTTTACACATACACTTACCGGCAAGGATTTTAATATTATTACTGCAGTGCGTCATCCGTTTATATTTACAGATGTGCTTATTCCGGAAGATGCGATCCTGCTGACTCCATCCCTGGGATTTACGATGGGCACAGCTAACTATTACAGCAATCTGAAGGCATTTCAATATGTATCCCGGTCATCCAAAATTAAAAAGGCAAAGAAAAAACGTGATGGCCGCGAAATTGAGCTGGAGGATAAAACGAACTTTGAACCCCGTGCTATAGACGTAACAGTTAATCTTTCCTATCTTATCGGGAAGCTGACGCTTGCCCCTTCTTTCACCTTATTTAAACCATTGCAGGGAGTCGATAAACAGGCAATGACCTACTTTACTGCAAGAGTAAATTATAGTTTCTGACATTCCCGCTTTATTTATCATGTAGCATATATCAGGTCAAACAAATAAAGTAGCATGAATTTTGCATGCATAGGGGTATCATCTACTTTGCACGTCTATGTGTATATAATAAACATTAAAACGAAGTATAAAACAAAACCGGATTAAAGACGTTTTATTTAACCATAAACAAACAAGCATTATATGAAAAAACTGTTTTTCGCCATGGCAGTGCTCGCCGTTACTGCATTTTCAACTGCAAATGCGCAAAGTAAATTCCTGAGATTCGGGATAAAAGGTGGTGCCAATCTTGGAAAACTGGATGGTACAGGTTATCAGGATGGATTTAAATTAGGGTATCACCTGGGTGGTTTTGCACAGGTAAATCTTTCTAAAAGTTTTGGCGTACAGGGAGAATTGGTTTTTTCTTCCACTAAAACTAAAACGACTTCCAACTTTGGGGACATATATGATCCGGCCAACCTGAATGATCCGGAAAATGATGGCAAAAAAGTAAGCCTGAATTATCTGAGTATTCCCTTGCTGGCGAATATTTCCCTGGGTAGCCCCCGTGTAAAATTACAGGTAGGACCTCAGTTCAGTGCCCTGGTAAGTGGTAAAAATGTATTTAAAGGAACCAACGAAGCCTTCAAAGGCGGAGATGTAGCCGGTGTAGCCGGTTTATGGCTGCAATTACCTATTGTCAATGTCAGTGCCCGTTATATCATTGGCTTTACTGACGTGAAAGGCGTACAGGATGTAGCGAACACCAGCAATTGGAAAAACCAGAGCATACAATTAGGTGTAGGGGTAACTTTATAATCATCACTACATACAAAATAAGTAAGCGCTCCAGTAGGAGCGCTTTTTTTATGCCTCTTCTTTAACTTTCCTGCCATTTAGAATGTTATAATAGCAGTTCTTCATAAATAAATATCTTCCGGAACACCGAGGTACTTGTTCTATGAAATACGACATATTACCTTGGCACCAAACTTGTCAATATACACGTGCACTTTAAAAGTGGGCGTTTTCAGCAGTTGGCTGACAGATTGTCCCTAAGGCTATAAACACTTGAGATGAATAGATTTTATTTAGGAAATTCAGAAGACGAAATGGAATTTATGCCCATTATACCATTGAATGAAGATGGGGAAGGGCAGGAAGAAGACAAGATTCCAGAAGAATTAGCACTATTACCTCTACGAAATACAGTATTATTCCCTGGCGTTGTTTTACCAATTACCGTAGGCCGGGATAAGTCTATTAAAGCTGTAAATGACGCGTACAAGACTGACAAAATGATAGGTGTTGTAGCGCAAAAAGACAGTAATGTGGAAGATCCCAATATTGCAGACCTCTGTGATGTGGGTACAGTAGCCCGTATTGTGAAGTTGATTAAAATGCCGGATGGAGGTACCACTATCATCATTCAGGGGCGTAAGCGGTTCAAGATCAGTGAAATAACAACAGAGGATCCTTATTTTAAGGCCAGAATAGCGTTATTGCATGATGAAATTGCCGAAGATGATCCGGAATTTGAGGCATATGTTTCTTCTATTAAGGACCTGGCAGGACAAATTATCCAGTTATCTCCCAACCTGCCATCAGAGGCCAGTATTATTTTGAAGAATATTGAAAATGCGTCTTTCCTGGTGCATTTTGTTTCTTCCAACCTCAACTCCGAGTTAAAAGATAAGCAGCAGTTGCTGGAAATAAACAATCTGCGCACCCGTGCAGAGCTATTGCTGAAATTGTTGCAGGTAGAATTGCAACTGGCGGAGTTGAAAAACAAGATTACCAATAAAACAAAGGCTGATCTTGATAAGCAGCAGCGGGATTATTTTCTGCAGCAGCAAATGAAGTCGATTAAGGAAGAGCTGGGAGGAGATAGTAATGAGCGGGAAGTAAAAGAGATGCAACGTAAGGCAGAGCTAAAAAAATGGCCTGCTGCCGCTGCGGAACTTTTTGCAAAGGGGGCAGAAAAACTGGAGCGTATGCATCCGAGTACCCCGGATTATTCAGTGGTATACAACCATCTGGACCTCTTACTGGATTTACCCTGGGGAGAATATACGGAAGATAGTTATGATCTGAAAAAGGCTAAAAAGGTATTGGATCATGATCACTATGGTATGGAAAAGATCAAGGAGCGTATCCTGGAATACCTGGCTGTACTGAAATTGAAAGGGGATATGAAATCTCCTATTCTTTGTTTTGTAGGCCCTCCGGGTATTGGTA contains the following coding sequences:
- a CDS encoding sulfate adenylyltransferase subunit 1, producing the protein MEVLRIATSGSVDDGKSTLIGRLLYDTNSIPQDKMDALHAASKRKGLDFTDLSLLTDGLVAEREQGITIDVAHIYFSTPARKYIIADTPGHIEYTRNMVTGASNAQASLILIDARKGIVEQTYRHFFISNMLRIPYLVVCVNKMDLVEYDQARFNQIVEDFQQLLDQAPFKVQEVKFIPISSLYGENVVSKTGKIDWYSGETLLEYLEQVAFDHEDSSHPARFPVQQVIRPRTEAYHDFRGFAGKVASGHFNVGDEIVSLPSMQQSRIKTIEQFEKQLTTAHARESVVITLEDEIDTSRGNMLAKKDSAPSQLKEITAHICWMDQQKLPLGKTYLLQHGINRVKAKVQSIHHVIDVTSNRTLEDKKELGLNDIGKITLKTAQPIFADPYHINPANGAFILVDESSNATVAVGFVE
- the cysD gene encoding sulfate adenylyltransferase subunit CysD, yielding MSNKIQWEFPQALEDEAIFILRETAAQFEKPAILFSGGKDSITIVRLAQKAFYPGKIPFPLLHIDTGHNFPETLEFRDWLVNSLGLDIVVRNVQDSINQGKVQEETGKYASRNALQTVTLLDAIEELKFDACIGGARRDEEKARAKERIFSVRDEFGQWNAKMQRPELFDMLNGKINIGENVRVFPISNWTELDVWNYIRREKLEIPSIYFSHEREIIERDGLYWPYSPFLNTTEEEVPYRQKVRFRTVGDMTCTAAVISEADKLEDIIAEIMEAKISERGARIDDKRSEAAMEKRKQAGYF
- a CDS encoding phosphoadenylyl-sulfate reductase, which codes for MTDITTALANKSEAEAIQYLVEQYPGAVAFSTSFGQEDQVIADIIWRNKLPVRVFTLDTGRLFQETYDVMDLTRARYKQPIEVYFPESADVERLVAEKGFNSFYDSVENRKECCHIRKVIPLNRALEGVKVWITGLRAEQSDNRHDMQTLEWDNNRGLYKYNPLIHWGFDEVLSYLDKYNVPFNKLHQRGYVSIGCAPCTRAIEPGEHPRAGRWWWEQSHKECGLHG
- a CDS encoding RrF2 family transcriptional regulator — its product is MLSKKTQYAFHALIHLAEHVDKGPILISEIAQEKNISIKFLENILLELKNAGILGSKKGKGGGYYLLRPPKEIALAKIIRLLDGPISLLPCVSLNYYERCDNCRDEAVCGLNEVMSKVRDASLKILESKTLKDILTRQQ
- the dapB gene encoding 4-hydroxy-tetrahydrodipicolinate reductase; amino-acid sequence: MKIALIGYGKMGQAIEAIAVSQGHEVIIKIDINSQHLLAKEHLGQADVAIEFTTPETAYDNILKCFEADVPVVCGTTGWLEKLPDIKSRCLAENKAFLYASNFSVGVNIFFEINKRLAALMASQPQYDVWMEEIHHTQKKDAPSGTAITLAEQVLEKLDRKSGWVNQESNQQQELPIISKREDPAPGTHIVTYTSAIDDITITHTAHSRQGFAAGAVIAAAWLKDKKGIFTMKDVLAL
- a CDS encoding DUF5683 domain-containing protein, translating into MANGTGNIFFLLRNSLLILLAVIGCHTLQAQDTLAPVKRVADTLGHPPALATDTVKTTVRKDSTTISFHPAPAPHSPRKATLYSAVLPGLGQYYNREYWKLPLVYAALGTCTYFFITNLDQYKTYRDAYRLRMDGNPDTHDKFEDIYKNPQSLKILRDGYREYVDYSVLFFVLAYGLNIIDATVFAHLKQFDMSNDLSMRISPTIINNQAIGIGLHIQLGKQKKSKQAWAYTVK
- a CDS encoding ParB/RepB/Spo0J family partition protein — protein: MTNPSKKEALGKGIRSLLQNIDTDLKHTSNALGEQVVATVTGIERILLSQIEVNPKQPRRDFDEQALQELSQSVKLHDIIQPITVAKINSKKYQLIAGERRLRAAKMAGLKDIPAYIRQVNDQELLELALLENLQRENLNAIEIGLSYKRLMDECTLTQEQVADRMGKERSTVTNYIRLLKLPPDIQVAVRNAKLSMGHARALSGVEDVEKQLFVFNEVMKNGLSVRQTEELVRKMNQPSDKGHAKNSVKNKLAPAYQRIESSLATHFSTKVKLERSKNGKGSINIEFYSDEELDSILEKIDLYGG
- a CDS encoding ParA family protein, with the translated sequence MARVIAIANQKGGVGKTTSAINLASSLAVLEFKTLLVDADPQANSTTGLGFDLRNIQQSLYDCMVNDIQAKDVVLESDTPNLKVLPSHIDLVGAELELINHPNRERVMKQVIDSVKDDYDFVIVDCSPSLGLITVNALVASNSVIIPVQCEFFALEGLGKLLNTIKIVQSRLNTDLEIEGILMTMYDGRLRLSNQVVDEVKQHFEESVFNTIIHRNTKLGEAPSFGKSVIMYDAASTGAINYLNLAKEILQKHNFTHIKSADKILAINDDQSK
- a CDS encoding metal-dependent hydrolase, which translates into the protein MKYTCYGHSCFAVEIKGKKILFDPFITHNELAAKVAIDTITADYIFVSHGHDDHVADLVTLARRTNATVVSNFEITVWAGKQGIEKVHPMNTGGKWQFEFGTVKCVTAHHSSGLPDGSYGGNPMGFIFTTEEGNFYYSGDTALTLDMQLIPRYATLDFAILPIGDNFTMDIADAAIAAEFIKCKKIIGVHYDTFGFIKIDKAEARQKFDAAGLELLLPEIGSTIDV